A window of the Mus pahari chromosome 1, PAHARI_EIJ_v1.1, whole genome shotgun sequence genome harbors these coding sequences:
- the LOC110336137 gene encoding olfactory receptor 52D1-like, translating to MFLFLCMLSVTDLVLSTSTLPRMLXLFWMEAHDITFDACLAQMFFIHSFTAMESGFFLAMAIDRYVAICDPLRHTTILTNSRIAKMGAVVVLRGVGFFSPHPILLKQLPYCRTRIIAHTYCEFMAVVKLACVDTGATKRYSLSVASVIGSCDGFFIALSYVLILRAVFRLPSREASLKALGTCGSHVCVILVFYSTAVFTFLTHRFGHNVAPQIHIFIANMYLLVPPFLNPIVYGIRTKKIREYVLSFLKVKFS from the coding sequence ATGTTCCTCTTCCTGTGCATGCTGTCTGTCACTGACCTGGTCCTCTCCACATCCACATTGCCACGCATGCTCTGNCTCTTCTGGATGGAAGCCCATGATATCACCTTCGACGCATGTCTTGCTCAAATGTTCTTCATCCACAGTTTCACTGCCATGGAATCTGGCttcttcttggccatggccattgatcgctatgtggccattTGTGACCCACTGCGTCATACCACTATTCTCACCAACAGTCGCATTGCAAAGATGGGAGCAGTTGTGGTGCTGCGTGGGGTAGGCTTCTTCTCCCCACACCCCATCCTACTCAAGCAGCTGCCCTACTGCAGAACTCGAATCATTGCACACACCTACTGTGAGTTTATGGCTGTGGTGAAGCTGGCGTGTGTGGACACAGGAGCCACCAAGCGTTACAGCCTCAGTGTGGCCTCTGTCATTGGTTCTTGTGATGGCTTCTTCATTGCCCTCTCTTACGTTCTTATCCTCCGTGCTGTTTTTCGTCTTCCATCTCGAGAAGCAAGTCTTAAAGCCTTAGGAACATGTGGCTCCCATGTCTGTGTAATTCTTGTTTTCTATTCTACAGCTGTCTTTACCTTCCTGACCCATCGTTTTGGCCACAATGTGGCTCCCCAAATTCATATCTTCATAGCTAATATGTACCTTCTCGTACCACCCTTTTTAAACCCCATTGTTTATGGTATTAGGACAAAGAAAATTAGAGAGTATGTTCTTAGTTTTCTTAAAGTAAAATTTTCCTGA